The following coding sequences lie in one Arachis stenosperma cultivar V10309 chromosome 5, arast.V10309.gnm1.PFL2, whole genome shotgun sequence genomic window:
- the LOC130980700 gene encoding uncharacterized protein LOC130980700 codes for MTGVREAWKGYKTRIKGKHFEIYNNIEDMLKNRPLDIPEVQFRKLIAYWSIPSVKALSHLNSENRKKQQHQHRMGPISFARVRNEMREMNENKEDPSQVDVFVATRTGRKGKELDSGTQAVIDKLKSHQEAGDTPEKVFTAVFGKEQPERVQCYGRTITKISLQKEREIAKIKQQHAETISSMKTELHETKDRVQSLEDLVKLLLQQSSLGTNIDEALSLLRAKESTHDINSKQCSNGNDRPSSSTRDTK; via the exons ATGACTGGTGTTCGAGAAGCTTGGAAAGGTTACAAAACAAGAATCAAGGGAAAGCATTTTGAGATATATAACAACATTGAAGATATGCTGAAAAATCGCCCTTTAGATATTCCAGAAGTTCAATTTCGAAAGTTAATTGCATATTGGAGTATTCCTTCTGTTAAG GCTCTATCTCATTTAAATTCTGAAAATCGTAAAAAGCAACAACATCAACATCGAATGGGACCTATAAGTTTTGCAAGAGTGCGTAATGAAATG CGTGAAATGAATGAGAACAAAGAAGACCCATCACAGGTTGATGTGTTTGTTGCAACTCGAACTGGACGAAAAGGAAAAGAGCTCGATTCAGGAACACAAGCTGTTATT GATAAACTTAAGAGCCACCAAGAAGCTGGAGACACTCCCGAGAAAGTATTTACTGCAGTATTTGGCAAAGAACAACCAGAAAGAGTTCAATGTTATGGGAGGACAATCACAAAAATATCTCTGCAGAAAGAAAGGGAGATTGCTAAAATTAAGCAACAACATGCAGAGACTATAAGTTCAATGAAAACTGAACTTCATGAGACAAAAGATAGAGTCCAAAGTTTGGAGGATCTTGTGAAGCTTCTCTTGCAACAGAGTTCTCTTGGCACAAATATTGATGAAGCACTGTCTTTATTACGAGCCAAGGAATCAACACATGATATAAATAGTAAGCAATGTTCGAATGGCAACGATCGTCCTTCCTCATCAACTCGTGATACAAAGTGA